In one window of Bifidobacterium sp. WK041_4_12 DNA:
- a CDS encoding helix-turn-helix domain-containing protein, protein MEQFSSRIFSIHQIATVIKDARNARGWTQEEVAAQTGFSRVWINRFEQSVISDPSFRRILAMCDVLSIDLSASYAPGKQVLPTRRHSRQRAKGSASKALEGDERTIRPQTVREAAAILESLARGTENGTVTANEENSL, encoded by the coding sequence ATGGAACAGTTTTCCTCGCGGATCTTCAGCATCCATCAGATCGCCACGGTCATCAAGGACGCGCGGAACGCCCGTGGATGGACGCAGGAGGAGGTGGCGGCGCAAACCGGTTTTTCCAGGGTCTGGATCAACCGTTTTGAGCAATCCGTTATCTCCGACCCCAGTTTCCGTCGCATTCTTGCGATGTGCGATGTGCTGAGCATCGATCTGTCCGCGTCATATGCGCCGGGGAAGCAGGTGCTTCCCACTAGACGACACAGTCGACAACGTGCCAAAGGCAGCGCGTCAAAAGCCTTGGAGGGTGACGAGCGAACTATACGGCCGCAGACCGTCAGGGAGGCAGCTGCGATTCTTGAGTCCCTCGCGCGGGGTACCGAGAATGGCACTGTGACTGCCAATGAGGAGAATAGTTTATGA
- a CDS encoding ArsR/SmtB family transcription factor, which produces MTITLPNPTSRQQSTCCTPTETTIPRPAESRDLARRLKALSDPTRLQLLQLVAAHPGGRACICDLAEPLGVTQPTVSHHMKLLAESGFVTREQQGKWAHYTIRPEALNDIGQRLASLSHPCS; this is translated from the coding sequence ATGACCATTACACTGCCGAACCCCACGAGTCGCCAGCAGTCCACCTGTTGCACGCCGACAGAGACGACGATACCTCGCCCAGCCGAGAGCCGGGACCTTGCCCGCAGGCTCAAAGCACTCTCTGACCCCACCCGATTACAGTTACTCCAACTTGTCGCCGCACACCCAGGAGGAAGAGCCTGCATCTGCGACCTCGCGGAACCGCTTGGAGTTACCCAACCCACCGTCTCCCACCATATGAAGCTCTTAGCCGAATCCGGTTTCGTAACTCGAGAACAGCAAGGAAAGTGGGCTCACTACACTATTAGACCTGAAGCTCTCAACGATATTGGGCAGCGTCTCGCCAGCCTTAGCCATCCGTGCAGTTGA
- a CDS encoding type II toxin-antitoxin system HipA family toxin — protein sequence MKPKELVVFLEGRRIGVLSEDSYGKHIFTYDTDAEIDAPLSLSLPRRVAPWRGKPVEAFIDGVLPDDQVMRQRIARRYDVNAGNPFSLLTAIGLDCAGGAQFVPPSDVDSFSEQASLRPITEAEIRQRLVSISDVRQASWQGVDEHWSLNGAQDKIALRFQDGQWYEAHGSAATTHIIKPGILKMHEQAFNEYVCLKAIAALHVPVSNCEFREFDGLPALVSERWDRKWVMNQDGDTEVIRIHQEDLCQATGHPTAEKYQSDGGPGATEILSCLRINGLDATSVGLFYIALILNFLMAGTDAHAKNYAIEEPVGERPRLAPLYDIASMFAYATQRNQRKLAMSIGGEYNWERVELRHWRKLADIDGSGDSELVELLLARYAATLPDAFADAAKTARELSSGILHADRETQNNRDRLLTRIQDGIAAQCTRVLHWFS from the coding sequence ATGAAACCCAAGGAGCTTGTGGTGTTCCTCGAAGGCAGACGCATCGGTGTGCTGAGCGAGGATAGCTATGGAAAGCATATTTTCACCTATGACACGGATGCCGAGATTGATGCGCCACTGTCGCTGTCCCTGCCTCGCCGCGTGGCGCCCTGGAGGGGAAAGCCGGTGGAGGCGTTCATCGATGGCGTGCTACCAGACGATCAGGTTATGCGGCAACGCATCGCCCGCCGGTATGATGTCAATGCCGGCAATCCGTTCTCCCTGCTGACCGCCATCGGCCTTGACTGTGCCGGCGGAGCGCAATTCGTGCCGCCGTCGGACGTGGATTCTTTTAGCGAGCAAGCTTCATTGCGGCCGATAACGGAAGCTGAGATCAGGCAGCGACTGGTATCGATTTCCGACGTTCGGCAGGCGAGCTGGCAGGGCGTTGACGAGCACTGGTCGTTGAACGGCGCCCAGGACAAGATCGCGCTGCGCTTCCAGGACGGCCAATGGTACGAGGCGCACGGTTCGGCCGCTACCACGCACATCATCAAACCGGGCATCCTCAAAATGCACGAACAGGCGTTCAACGAGTACGTGTGTCTGAAGGCGATAGCAGCACTGCACGTGCCGGTATCGAATTGCGAGTTCCGGGAGTTCGATGGGCTCCCAGCATTGGTCAGTGAGCGGTGGGACCGGAAATGGGTGATGAACCAGGACGGTGATACGGAGGTCATCCGCATCCATCAGGAGGATCTCTGCCAGGCGACCGGGCATCCGACGGCTGAGAAATACCAGTCCGATGGTGGCCCGGGAGCCACTGAAATTCTCTCGTGCCTGCGCATCAACGGGTTGGATGCGACCAGTGTCGGCCTGTTCTACATTGCATTGATACTGAATTTCCTGATGGCTGGCACCGATGCCCATGCCAAGAACTACGCAATCGAGGAGCCGGTCGGAGAACGCCCGAGACTGGCACCACTGTATGACATCGCTTCCATGTTTGCCTATGCTACGCAGCGCAACCAACGCAAGCTTGCAATGAGTATCGGCGGGGAATACAACTGGGAGCGCGTCGAGTTAAGACACTGGCGAAAACTCGCCGACATCGACGGTTCCGGTGACTCCGAACTTGTGGAACTGCTCCTGGCACGGTATGCTGCCACGTTGCCCGATGCCTTCGCCGACGCGGCGAAAACCGCCCGCGAACTGTCCAGCGGAATCCTACACGCGGACAGGGAAACACAGAACAATCGAGACAGACTCCTCACCCGCATCCAGGACGGCATCGCCGCACAGTGCACGCGTGTGCTGCACTGGTTCTCATAA
- a CDS encoding FAD-dependent oxidoreductase: MRLLIIGGSDAGIMAGLRARQLEPQTDVTLVVADQYPNYSICGIPYHLSGDVPDWHDLAHRTQTDLEAAGLSLRLGTLATSINAEAHTVTVTKPDGNQETISYDRLVVATGARPTATGITGLTGPDALGPADCVHQLHTIDQMHAVQRTLVTRHPRRAVIIGAGYIGLEMAETLTRRGLDVTMLQHGPEVLSTLDTDLASLVHSELVHHGVHVHLNTSVRSIQRGERGPVVISDDPTGTQKISTDLVIAVTGIRPNTSLLTMAGATTGPGAAITVDDQMRTSLPDIYAAGDGVTTKHRLLGDTWLPLGTTAHKQGRIAGENAVGGNATFAGVLGTQAVKVFSLVAARTGLRETEAQSARLPARSVTATVDDHKAYYPGSHPITIRLTADPTTGQLLGGQLVGTYGSEVSKRADVIATAIFAGLTIQQLSDLDLSYTPPLAAPWDAIQTTAQHWQ, encoded by the coding sequence ATGCGACTACTCATCATCGGCGGCTCGGACGCCGGCATCATGGCCGGCCTGCGCGCCCGACAACTCGAACCTCAGACCGACGTCACCCTCGTGGTCGCAGACCAGTATCCGAACTACTCCATCTGCGGCATCCCCTACCACCTCTCCGGCGACGTGCCCGACTGGCACGACCTCGCCCACCGCACCCAGACCGACCTCGAAGCAGCCGGACTCTCCCTGCGACTGGGCACCCTTGCCACCAGCATCAACGCCGAAGCGCACACGGTCACGGTGACCAAGCCCGACGGAAATCAGGAAACGATCAGCTACGACCGGCTCGTCGTAGCTACCGGAGCAAGACCCACCGCCACCGGCATCACGGGCTTGACCGGTCCCGATGCTCTCGGCCCTGCAGACTGCGTGCATCAGCTTCACACCATCGACCAGATGCACGCAGTCCAGCGCACCCTCGTCACCCGGCATCCCCGCCGCGCCGTCATCATCGGCGCCGGCTACATCGGCCTCGAAATGGCAGAAACCCTCACCCGGCGTGGCCTGGACGTAACCATGCTGCAACACGGCCCCGAAGTCCTCTCCACCCTCGACACTGACCTCGCATCCCTCGTCCACAGCGAGCTCGTCCACCACGGTGTCCACGTACACCTCAATACCAGTGTACGCAGCATCCAACGCGGCGAACGCGGCCCGGTCGTCATCAGTGACGACCCCACCGGCACCCAGAAAATCAGCACCGATCTCGTCATCGCCGTCACCGGAATACGCCCCAACACGAGCCTGCTCACGATGGCCGGAGCCACGACAGGGCCAGGCGCAGCGATCACAGTCGACGACCAGATGCGCACCAGCCTGCCCGACATCTATGCGGCCGGCGACGGTGTCACCACCAAGCACCGCCTGCTTGGCGACACCTGGCTTCCCCTGGGCACCACCGCACACAAGCAAGGCCGCATCGCCGGCGAGAACGCTGTCGGCGGCAACGCCACCTTCGCAGGCGTTCTTGGCACACAGGCCGTCAAAGTCTTCAGCCTCGTTGCCGCCCGGACCGGTCTGCGCGAGACCGAAGCCCAAAGTGCCAGACTTCCCGCACGCTCGGTGACAGCCACGGTCGACGACCACAAAGCCTACTACCCAGGCTCACACCCAATCACCATCCGACTCACCGCAGACCCCACCACCGGCCAATTACTCGGAGGCCAACTCGTAGGAACCTACGGCAGTGAAGTCTCCAAACGTGCCGACGTGATCGCAACCGCCATATTCGCAGGACTCACCATCCAGCAGTTATCCGACCTCGATCTCTCCTACACACCACCCCTCGCCGCACCATGGGACGCCATTCAGACAACCGCACAACACTGGCAATAA
- a CDS encoding recombinase family protein, producing the protein MIVGYARVSTLEQNEQLQTDALTKAGCERLFVDHASGAKAHRPELDHLLDVIREGDTLVVWKLDRLGRSGQNFVDLMSLLQSRGVGFRSLTENMDTTTPGGVLIFNVFAAMAQFERDLIRERTNAGLQAARARGHKGGRPAKLNDGDRARIRELYRSRALTVQEIADKYHVSRKTIYSSIKA; encoded by the coding sequence ATGATCGTGGGTTACGCCAGGGTAAGCACCCTGGAACAGAACGAACAGTTGCAGACCGACGCGCTCACCAAGGCCGGCTGCGAACGACTCTTCGTCGATCACGCGTCGGGCGCGAAGGCGCACCGGCCCGAACTGGATCACCTGCTCGATGTGATCCGCGAGGGAGACACCCTGGTCGTGTGGAAACTCGACCGTCTCGGCAGGAGCGGGCAGAACTTCGTGGATCTCATGAGTCTCTTGCAGTCCAGGGGAGTAGGTTTCAGAAGTCTGACCGAGAACATGGACACCACCACGCCGGGAGGCGTGCTGATCTTCAACGTGTTCGCCGCGATGGCGCAGTTCGAACGCGACCTGATCCGCGAACGCACCAACGCCGGCCTCCAGGCCGCCAGGGCCAGGGGACATAAGGGCGGAAGGCCTGCGAAACTCAATGACGGGGACCGCGCACGGATCCGCGAACTCTACCGGAGCCGCGCGCTTACGGTGCAGGAGATAGCCGACAAGTACCACGTCAGCCGGAAAACCATCTACAGCAGCATCAAAGCCTAA
- a CDS encoding helix-turn-helix transcriptional regulator, with product MLTITNRLDVMNRLGRAMADPTRSRILMALLDGPSYPAVLSRELGLSRSNVSNHLTCLRGCGIVVAEPEGRKTRYEIADPHLAHALTALIDVTLAVDESVPCMDSDCNVRGCEAREVRA from the coding sequence ATGCTGACTATTACGAATCGACTTGATGTAATGAACCGGCTAGGTCGGGCCATGGCAGACCCGACCCGTTCACGGATTCTGATGGCGCTGTTAGATGGGCCCAGTTACCCTGCCGTTCTCTCTCGAGAACTGGGGCTGTCTCGTTCGAACGTGTCAAACCATTTGACGTGTTTGCGCGGGTGCGGCATCGTGGTGGCTGAACCCGAGGGCAGGAAGACCCGTTACGAAATCGCCGACCCCCATCTAGCCCATGCGCTGACTGCCCTTATTGATGTGACACTTGCAGTTGATGAGAGCGTGCCATGCATGGACTCCGACTGCAATGTTAGGGGCTGCGAGGCACGGGAGGTGCGAGCGTGA
- the arsD gene encoding arsenite efflux transporter metallochaperone ArsD produces the protein MQNTTSHQATQLPRIDVYEPAMCCSSGVCGSDPDATLIAFTADCAAITGNGISITRHNLASEPENFVANSQVRNALDSIGSQALPIVQVDGQTVLTGTYPTRDQLFRMAGIDAPSTTPVSENTAEQSGCCCGASGCC, from the coding sequence ATGCAAAATACAACATCACACCAAGCGACTCAACTCCCTCGCATTGACGTTTATGAACCGGCAATGTGCTGCAGTTCCGGGGTTTGTGGCAGTGACCCGGATGCCACACTGATCGCGTTCACCGCCGACTGCGCGGCCATCACGGGCAATGGGATCTCGATAACGCGCCACAACCTTGCCAGCGAGCCGGAAAACTTCGTCGCAAACTCTCAGGTCCGCAACGCACTCGACAGTATCGGCTCACAGGCGCTGCCCATCGTCCAGGTCGACGGGCAGACGGTCCTTACCGGCACATACCCGACACGCGACCAACTATTCCGCATGGCAGGTATCGACGCGCCCTCGACAACCCCTGTCTCCGAGAACACAGCCGAACAGTCCGGATGCTGCTGCGGGGCAAGCGGATGCTGCTGA
- a CDS encoding heavy metal translocating P-type ATPase: MSTVTNSQVEHPDFDDDDDDDRPWYRSPSVLIPIASGIAFAAGLVCDLTGAKTAGLVMFWIGLLLGAYTFVPGALRGLFTKGKLGIGLLMTISATGAVILGYVEEAAALAFLYSISEALEDKAMDRARAGLRALLKLVPKTALVKRGDATVEVEAKDLRVGDVLVVRAGERIATDGIVRAGRSSLDTSAITGESIPVEVEPGMDVSAGSINTTGTLDVEATAAGTDNSLTTIVELVEKAQSEKGERARLADRIARPLVPGVMILAVLVGLLGSLLSGNVELWITRALVVLVAASPCSLAIAVPVTVVSAIGAASAFGVVVKSGAAFERFGGIRHLAVDKTGTLTGNNPTVTRVVTDDGVSENEVLKWAASLEGHSTHPLATAIASAVSDAPQADDVTETAGRGISGVIDGVCVSVGSPRWLDAGPLADEVRAMEMEGMTVVIVHSDGRPVGAVGVRDELRPEVPEVIRTLNERGIGVTMLTGDNPRTARALAAQAGITDVRSELRPEDKAAAVAELCRTQPTAMIGDGINDAPALAAADVGIAMGVKGADAAIESADVAFTGNDLRLIPQALAHAHRGRTIMNENVVLSILIIAILLPLAITGVLGLAAVVLVHEGAEVIVILNGLRAAQRRSST; this comes from the coding sequence GTGAGTACGGTAACAAATTCGCAGGTTGAGCATCCTGACTTCGATGACGATGATGATGACGATCGGCCGTGGTATCGCAGTCCGAGCGTTCTGATTCCGATTGCATCGGGTATTGCATTCGCTGCTGGCCTAGTGTGTGATTTGACCGGCGCAAAGACCGCAGGTCTAGTGATGTTCTGGATCGGCCTGCTTTTGGGCGCGTACACTTTTGTTCCGGGTGCGCTGCGAGGGTTGTTTACGAAAGGCAAGCTTGGTATCGGTCTGCTGATGACGATCAGCGCGACTGGTGCTGTGATTCTTGGATACGTTGAGGAAGCAGCAGCGCTGGCGTTCCTCTACTCAATTTCGGAAGCGCTTGAGGACAAGGCAATGGATCGTGCTCGCGCTGGACTGCGGGCATTGTTGAAACTCGTGCCAAAGACCGCACTGGTTAAACGTGGCGATGCAACGGTTGAGGTCGAGGCAAAGGATCTGCGCGTTGGTGACGTGCTGGTGGTTCGGGCGGGCGAGCGGATTGCCACTGATGGCATCGTGCGTGCCGGGCGGAGCAGCCTGGACACATCCGCGATCACCGGCGAGTCAATCCCAGTCGAAGTTGAACCTGGCATGGATGTCTCGGCAGGGTCCATTAACACCACGGGCACGCTCGACGTTGAGGCCACGGCCGCTGGCACCGATAACTCGCTTACCACAATTGTGGAGCTTGTCGAGAAGGCCCAGAGCGAGAAAGGTGAGCGTGCCCGACTAGCTGATCGGATCGCACGTCCGCTTGTGCCCGGAGTAATGATTCTCGCAGTACTGGTCGGCCTACTCGGGTCACTGCTCAGTGGGAACGTTGAGCTATGGATTACGCGCGCACTGGTTGTGCTCGTCGCAGCATCCCCGTGTTCTTTGGCAATAGCTGTCCCGGTCACCGTCGTCTCTGCTATTGGTGCGGCTTCCGCGTTCGGGGTGGTCGTCAAATCCGGTGCGGCGTTTGAACGTTTTGGTGGCATCCGACATCTCGCAGTCGATAAGACTGGCACTCTGACAGGGAATAACCCCACCGTGACCCGCGTAGTGACGGACGATGGTGTGAGTGAAAACGAGGTTCTGAAGTGGGCGGCAAGTTTGGAAGGTCACAGTACGCATCCGCTTGCCACTGCAATCGCAAGCGCAGTGAGTGACGCTCCACAGGCCGATGATGTCACGGAAACGGCGGGTCGCGGTATTTCTGGGGTAATCGATGGTGTCTGTGTCAGCGTCGGGAGTCCTCGATGGCTCGATGCTGGCCCCCTGGCTGATGAGGTGCGAGCGATGGAGATGGAGGGAATGACCGTCGTCATCGTGCATAGCGACGGCAGACCCGTTGGGGCAGTAGGAGTGCGCGACGAACTGCGTCCCGAAGTGCCCGAGGTAATACGCACGCTGAACGAACGCGGAATCGGCGTAACCATGTTGACTGGCGACAATCCACGCACAGCGCGAGCCTTGGCTGCACAGGCCGGTATTACCGACGTCCGGTCCGAACTGCGCCCAGAAGATAAGGCCGCCGCTGTCGCAGAACTATGCAGAACGCAGCCCACGGCGATGATCGGCGACGGCATTAACGACGCACCCGCCCTAGCGGCCGCAGACGTAGGAATCGCGATGGGAGTCAAAGGTGCCGATGCTGCGATTGAATCAGCGGACGTCGCATTTACTGGGAACGACCTGCGTCTCATCCCTCAAGCTCTTGCGCACG
- the arsA gene encoding arsenical pump-driving ATPase — protein sequence MNQPTFLDHLPKFAFFTGKGGVGKTSATCATALALADQGKSVLLVSTDPASNIGQVFDQHIGNQITTLNTAPGIDALEIDPEAAAATNRESIIKPVRGLLPKTEIQAMTEQLSGACTTEIASFNEFADLIADPDLTSDYDHVLLDTAPTGHTIRLLELPGDWSQFIDEGKGDASCLGPMAGLESRRSVYQAAVNALSDPARTVLVLVARAQRSAIQEAERTSRELAALGMGNQHLLINALMPDLDGDSLAAAIRDQEHKELASLPSGLARLPYDTTTLHSRNVVGINSLREFFTATPTQSEQAANHVREVAGKYPPLADLVDQLAEQTHGLFMTLGKGGVGKTTVATAIAVALAERGREVLLTTTDPAGNLTDTLNGTVANLTIAKIDPDQALREYQNEVMATKGTRLDATGRAQLMEDLQSPCTQEVAVFRKFSEAIREAHDHIVVIDTAPSGHTLLLLDATGSYHREMLHQMGDNLVATPLTRLQDPDYTKMIIVTLPETTPVLEAEQLQCDLQRASITPWAWVVNRSVAAAHPTSEFLHTVADGEIPQIKHVQHLTERMAVVPLLPTPPIGQDSLHSLSQSAPLARSASAR from the coding sequence ATGAACCAACCCACCTTTCTTGACCACCTTCCCAAGTTCGCGTTCTTTACCGGCAAAGGTGGCGTCGGTAAGACGTCGGCCACCTGTGCGACGGCGTTGGCTCTGGCCGACCAAGGCAAGTCAGTGCTGCTCGTGAGCACGGACCCGGCTTCGAACATCGGGCAGGTCTTTGACCAGCACATTGGCAACCAGATTACGACCTTGAACACCGCTCCCGGTATCGACGCTCTGGAGATTGACCCCGAAGCGGCCGCCGCCACAAACCGCGAATCAATAATAAAACCGGTACGCGGCCTCCTGCCGAAGACGGAAATCCAAGCAATGACCGAGCAACTGTCAGGGGCATGTACGACCGAGATTGCTTCCTTCAACGAGTTCGCCGACCTCATCGCCGATCCCGACCTCACTAGTGATTACGACCATGTGCTGCTCGATACCGCACCCACGGGGCATACCATCCGTCTGTTGGAGTTGCCCGGCGACTGGAGCCAGTTCATTGACGAGGGCAAGGGTGACGCTTCCTGTTTAGGTCCCATGGCCGGCCTTGAATCCCGCCGTAGCGTCTATCAGGCCGCAGTCAACGCGCTCTCAGATCCAGCCCGCACCGTGCTCGTGCTCGTCGCCCGCGCCCAACGCTCAGCGATTCAGGAAGCCGAGCGCACCAGCCGAGAACTTGCAGCTCTCGGTATGGGTAATCAGCACCTACTGATCAACGCACTCATGCCTGATCTCGACGGTGATTCTCTGGCGGCGGCGATCCGAGATCAGGAACATAAGGAGCTTGCTTCTCTCCCCAGTGGACTCGCTCGACTGCCATACGACACGACAACGTTGCACTCACGTAACGTAGTTGGCATCAACAGTCTTCGCGAGTTCTTCACTGCTACTCCCACACAATCGGAACAGGCCGCCAACCATGTCCGTGAAGTTGCCGGGAAGTATCCGCCGCTGGCAGACCTCGTGGACCAGTTAGCGGAGCAGACTCACGGACTGTTCATGACGCTTGGGAAGGGCGGAGTCGGCAAAACGACCGTCGCCACGGCGATCGCCGTGGCCCTTGCCGAACGCGGCCGCGAAGTTCTGCTCACCACGACCGATCCCGCGGGAAACCTCACTGACACGCTCAATGGCACCGTCGCGAACCTCACCATCGCGAAGATCGATCCCGATCAGGCTCTGCGCGAGTATCAAAACGAAGTCATGGCCACCAAAGGAACCCGCCTTGACGCGACGGGCCGCGCCCAACTGATGGAAGACCTGCAATCCCCCTGCACCCAGGAGGTCGCCGTCTTCCGCAAGTTCTCCGAAGCCATCCGCGAAGCACATGATCACATCGTCGTCATCGACACCGCACCCAGCGGACACACGCTCCTGCTGCTCGACGCCACCGGCTCCTACCATCGCGAGATGCTCCATCAGATGGGGGACAATCTCGTCGCCACCCCGTTGACACGGCTCCAGGACCCCGACTACACGAAGATGATCATCGTCACCCTGCCCGAGACGACACCAGTCCTCGAAGCCGAGCAACTGCAATGTGACCTCCAACGAGCATCCATCACCCCCTGGGCATGGGTCGTCAACCGCTCCGTTGCCGCCGCTCACCCCACCTCCGAATTCCTTCACACCGTCGCAGACGGGGAAATCCCCCAGATCAAACACGTTCAGCACCTCACCGAACGCATGGCCGTCGTTCCCCTGCTGCCCACACCCCCTATCGGGCAGGACAGTCTGCACAGTCTCAGCCAGAGCGCCCCCTTGGCGCGCTCCGCCTCCGCCCGCTAG
- the arsB gene encoding ACR3 family arsenite efflux transporter, whose translation MRAQSQTHARLGTADRLLPLLILMAMIVGVGAGRLWPGLAGLIDSVKLGSTSLPIAVGLLLMMYPPLAKVRYDRLGRVSHDRRLLIASLALNWVVGPALMFTLAWLLMPDLPEYRTGIIIVGLARCIAMVLIWNDLACGDREAAAVLVALNAIFQILAFAGLGWFYLQILPGWLGLPTTSAGFSFWAIVESVLVFLGVPLLAGWASRVLGEHAKGRAWYERRFLPRISPLATWGLLFTVVVLFAMQGGRISREPWDVARIAAPLVIYFAIMFTLGFILGHALHLGYEKTTTLAFTGAGNNFELAIAVCVGTFGVVSGQALAGTVGPLVEVPVLLGLVYVALWLRPHLFPLHDRTGDDLEPVRIQ comes from the coding sequence ATGAGAGCACAATCCCAGACACACGCACGACTCGGAACGGCTGACCGGTTGTTGCCTCTCTTGATTCTGATGGCGATGATTGTCGGGGTGGGCGCGGGGCGACTGTGGCCTGGGCTGGCAGGGCTCATCGATTCGGTGAAGCTCGGTTCCACGAGCCTGCCGATCGCCGTGGGCCTCTTGCTGATGATGTACCCGCCGTTGGCAAAGGTCCGCTACGACCGGCTGGGCCGGGTGAGCCACGACCGTAGGCTGCTCATCGCATCCCTTGCCCTCAATTGGGTGGTTGGCCCGGCCCTCATGTTCACGCTGGCTTGGCTGCTGATGCCCGACCTGCCCGAATACCGTACCGGCATCATCATCGTTGGACTGGCTCGCTGCATCGCGATGGTACTCATCTGGAACGACCTGGCCTGCGGGGATCGTGAGGCTGCCGCCGTTCTCGTCGCCCTCAACGCGATCTTCCAGATTCTCGCGTTCGCCGGTCTCGGCTGGTTCTATCTCCAGATACTGCCCGGCTGGCTCGGCCTGCCCACAACATCGGCCGGTTTCTCATTCTGGGCGATCGTCGAATCCGTGCTCGTGTTCCTCGGCGTGCCACTGCTGGCCGGCTGGGCCAGTCGAGTGCTTGGGGAGCATGCTAAGGGTCGTGCATGGTATGAGCGCCGGTTCCTTCCGCGGATCAGTCCTTTGGCCACCTGGGGACTGCTGTTCACCGTGGTCGTGCTCTTCGCCATGCAAGGCGGACGCATCTCACGTGAGCCCTGGGACGTCGCCCGCATCGCGGCGCCGCTCGTCATCTATTTCGCGATCATGTTCACCCTCGGGTTCATCCTTGGCCACGCCCTGCACCTTGGCTATGAGAAGACCACCACCCTCGCGTTCACCGGTGCCGGCAACAATTTCGAACTCGCCATCGCCGTGTGTGTGGGCACCTTCGGCGTCGTCTCCGGCCAAGCCCTAGCCGGCACCGTCGGCCCACTGGTCGAAGTGCCGGTACTGCTCGGCCTCGTCTATGTCGCCTTGTGGCTACGGCCTCACCTGTTCCCACTCCACGACCGGACCGGCGACGACTTAGAACCGGTCAGGATTCAGTAA